The Eubacterium maltosivorans genome includes the window TTTTTAAGAACTGGCAGAAATTGCGTGTCTTACGGGCCTGAGCGGTCTCATTTCCTTCCATGTCCCTGGGCAGTCCGGATACCAGGGTGGTCACGTTAAACTGCTCCACAACATCTGTAAAAAAGGCCAGATCATCGTCACGCGTTTTGCGTTTCCAGGTTCTGTAACCCTGGGCGGTTATGCCAAGCGGATCACTGACTGCGATACCAATATATTTATCCCCGACGTCAAGGCCGAGTATGCGTTTTGTTGCCATAAATTTTTCTCTTTCCAGTTTTATACCCAAAGTCAGCAGGTTCAATACTAAATAACTTTTATGCAAAAAAGCGGACAATAGGCCGCACAATAACAGCAGGTCAAACACTTTGAATGATCCACCTGTGCTTTTCCATCAATAATTGTGAGCGCTTTCTGGCTGCAATGGGCGGCGCATTCGCCGCAGCCCTCGCACCAATCGCTGATATGCAGGCTTTTTTTCGCGCCTGCCACGCGTTTTGCAAGCTCTGCCTCGATGGGCTCTCCGTTTATCTTGGCCGCATTGTAACGCACCTCGTCAACGGACTGCATGCCAAAGGCGATGGCGTCCAGGGTTTCCAGACCCAGGATATAATCGAAGCAGGCCTCCTTGCTGGCCAGCAGGTTACCGCCGCCCAGTGGCTTCATGCCAAAAACGCCCTTTCCGGCCTGTTTAGCCTTCAGAATCGCGGCTTCCATATCCTCACGGCTTCCGTCCTCGATGCCAATACCCGTTAGGTTAATGAGGGGAAAAACGACTTCGATCTCGTTAAAATCCACTGCATCGCGAACGCCCTCAACCCGGTGGGTCGAGATGCCAAAGGCGCGTATCACGCCCTTCTCTTTCATTTTCAGAAGATACTCAATGGCTTCCCAGTGTCCCTCAAAGGTCAGTCGGCTCTCCTGCTCATGCAGCATATAAATATCAACATAGTCCCGTCCCAGCTCACGTAAAGCTCTGTCCAGGCTTTTGGCTACACCCTCGGCCGAGTAATCATAGGATTTGGTACAGATGACCAGATCCTTTTTAATCTCCAATGCCTGCCTGAGGTAAGGGTAGCAGTTATACAGGTCGGCCGTATCAAAAAAATTGATTCCGGCCTCCAGAGCCGCTTCGATGATCGGGCGGCTTTCTTCCAATGTTTTGTTTTTCTGCAGCGGGCCAATGGTCAGGCTTCCAAAGCAGAGCCTTGAAACCTCGATCC containing:
- a CDS encoding aldo/keto reductase; this translates as MEYRKLGQTGIEVSRLCFGSLTIGPLQKNKTLEESRPIIEAALEAGINFFDTADLYNCYPYLRQALEIKKDLVICTKSYDYSAEGVAKSLDRALRELGRDYVDIYMLHEQESRLTFEGHWEAIEYLLKMKEKGVIRAFGISTHRVEGVRDAVDFNEIEVVFPLINLTGIGIEDGSREDMEAAILKAKQAGKGVFGMKPLGGGNLLASKEACFDYILGLETLDAIAFGMQSVDEVRYNAAKINGEPIEAELAKRVAGAKKSLHISDWCEGCGECAAHCSQKALTIIDGKAQVDHSKCLTCCYCAAYCPLFCIKVI
- the ruvX gene encoding Holliday junction resolvase RuvX, producing MATKRILGLDVGDKYIGIAVSDPLGITAQGYRTWKRKTRDDDLAFFTDVVEQFNVTTLVSGLPRDMEGNETAQARKTRNFCQFLKKRLNLEVVYIDERLTSKASERVLIEGGVRREKRKEYIDTLAAQMILQVYLDSGEHTNKGY